A window of the Oncorhynchus masou masou isolate Uvic2021 chromosome 13, UVic_Omas_1.1, whole genome shotgun sequence genome harbors these coding sequences:
- the LOC135552796 gene encoding POU class 2 homeobox associating-factor 2-like isoform X1 — protein METEYSKRAYQGVRVKHTVKDLLAEKRQRQTNGPRYSGGTSSQSSFVQMPGSHMIPGYYSMRRPFISDSDFSPKQFSADVYSSSLGGKPLGCDSSAMSGYSSFIDSYYQETFGDYRSAAFSTGGSSIFPSSALSSLLPPLSGESPHFLLRDSWEQSVADPVTQGEGLCADSLNSVPVSLPSPDPPGSPSQYRCSTRSSSMASAQPYALHPLEEVHYHTSYPAASTFTCPSYMTVSNDLASKMAPLANEDSDSTLTTHSDTHTWVKEDVGSSWSPYEIRRTY, from the exons ATGGAAACCG AGTATTCTAAAAGGGCCTATCAAGGGGTTAGGGTAAAGCACACAGTGAAAGATTTACTGGCAGAGAAACGACAAAGACAAACAAATGGACCAAGATATAGT GGAGGAACATCCAGTCAATCGTCATTTGTCCAAATGCCAG GGTCTCACATGATCCCTGGCTACTACAGTATGAGGCGACCCTTCATCTCTGACTCGGACTTCTCCCCCAAGCAGTTTTCAGCCGATGTCTACTCCTCATCCCTTGGGGGCAAGCCTCTGGGTTGTGATTCATCAGCCATGTCGGGATACTCCTCCTTCATAGACAGCTACTACCAGGAAACGTTCGGAGACTACCGCAGTGCAGCCTTCTCCACCGGAGGGAGCTCCATCTTCCCCAGCTCCGCCCTGTCCAGTCTGCTACCACCTTTATCCGGAGAGTCCCCTCACTTCCTCCTG AGAGATTCATGGGAGCAGTCAGTGGCAGACCCAGTGACCCAGGGAGAGGGCTTGTGTGCAGACAGCCTGAACTCTGTTCCAGTCTCCCTGCCCAGCCCCGACCCTCCTGGGAGCCCCTCACAGTACCGCTGCTCCACCCGTAGCTCCTCCATGGCCTCGGCACAGCCCTATGCCCTTCACCCTCTGGAAGAagtacactaccacacctctTACCCGGCTGCCTCCACTTTCACATGTCCTTCCTATATGACTGTCTCCAACGACCTAGCCTCCAAGATGGCCCCTCTAGCTAATGAGGACTCTGACAGTACCCTCACCACACATAGTGACACGCACACGTGGGTGAAAGAAGATGTCGGAAGCTCTTGGTCACCATATGAGATTCGGAGGACTTATTGA
- the LOC135552796 gene encoding POU domain class 2-associating factor 2-like isoform X2 codes for MDQDIVEEHPVNRHLSKCQFSADVYSSSLGGKPLGCDSSAMSGYSSFIDSYYQETFGDYRSAAFSTGGSSIFPSSALSSLLPPLSGESPHFLLRDSWEQSVADPVTQGEGLCADSLNSVPVSLPSPDPPGSPSQYRCSTRSSSMASAQPYALHPLEEVHYHTSYPAASTFTCPSYMTVSNDLASKMAPLANEDSDSTLTTHSDTHTWVKEDVGSSWSPYEIRRTY; via the exons ATGGACCAAGATATAGT GGAGGAACATCCAGTCAATCGTCATTTGTCCAAATGCCAG TTTTCAGCCGATGTCTACTCCTCATCCCTTGGGGGCAAGCCTCTGGGTTGTGATTCATCAGCCATGTCGGGATACTCCTCCTTCATAGACAGCTACTACCAGGAAACGTTCGGAGACTACCGCAGTGCAGCCTTCTCCACCGGAGGGAGCTCCATCTTCCCCAGCTCCGCCCTGTCCAGTCTGCTACCACCTTTATCCGGAGAGTCCCCTCACTTCCTCCTG AGAGATTCATGGGAGCAGTCAGTGGCAGACCCAGTGACCCAGGGAGAGGGCTTGTGTGCAGACAGCCTGAACTCTGTTCCAGTCTCCCTGCCCAGCCCCGACCCTCCTGGGAGCCCCTCACAGTACCGCTGCTCCACCCGTAGCTCCTCCATGGCCTCGGCACAGCCCTATGCCCTTCACCCTCTGGAAGAagtacactaccacacctctTACCCGGCTGCCTCCACTTTCACATGTCCTTCCTATATGACTGTCTCCAACGACCTAGCCTCCAAGATGGCCCCTCTAGCTAATGAGGACTCTGACAGTACCCTCACCACACATAGTGACACGCACACGTGGGTGAAAGAAGATGTCGGAAGCTCTTGGTCACCATATGAGATTCGGAGGACTTATTGA